Proteins from a single region of Xiphophorus maculatus strain JP 163 A chromosome 22, X_maculatus-5.0-male, whole genome shotgun sequence:
- the LOC102228542 gene encoding carbohydrate sulfotransferase 3-like — protein MRTKYAVIFICVVALVIIEKESNILSRVSDKLIHRQIPQQTPKTPQNDNNTASKDYVDVLKVLLGQQPATKNSQTNLLEKKEVDETGDINVKRNSRGRKHVLLMASTRTGSSFVGEFFNQQGETMFYLFEPLWHVERLLATEAEVNNSTALPGIYGDILQALFLCNFSPLEKFISPSPQNHVTPNLFRRESSLALCEEPVCTPVLKDVFERYHCKIRQCGPLNLTLVSESCLSKQHHAIKAVRVRQLDTLQPLVEDPHLNVAIIQLVRDPRAILVSRMVAFPSKYQTWKAWAQDGQVPENDEEVKRLKGNCDQVRISAELGLSKPQWLKGRYMLVRYEDIARYPMQKAEEMYTFTGIPFSSQAREWILRNTQTTEEASGIYSTQKNSSEQADKWRTSIPFTLVQVVQKVCGPTMKLFGYRFVDDEKTLSNKSISLLEDKQFS, from the exons ATGAGGACTAAGTATGCAGTCATCTTCATCTGTGTTGTGGCCCTGGTCATCATCGAAAAAGAAAGCAATATTCtatcaag GGTCTCGGATAAGCTGATCCACAGGCAGATACCACAGCAAACTCCAAAGACTCCTCAGAATGACAACAATACAGCATCCAAAGATTATGTGGATGTTCTAAAAGTGCTGCTCGGCCAACAACCCGCTAcaaaaaacagccaaacaaatctcctagaaaagaaagaagtggATGAAACTGGcgatataaatgtaaaaagaaacagcagaggTCGCAAGCATGTGTTGCTCATGGCTAGCACACGGACAGGATCATCGTTCGTGGGGGAGTTTTTCAATCAACAGGGAGagacaatgttttatttgtttgagcCTCTGTGGCATGTTGAGCGCCTGTTGGCCACAGAAGCAGAGGTGAACAATTCGACAGCTTTGCCAGGAATCTACGGGGACATCCTCCAGGCGCTGTTCCTCTGTAATTTCTCTCCCCTTGAAAAGTTCATCTCTCCATCACCGCAGAACCACGTCACCCCTAATCTTTTCCGCAGAGAGTCAAGTTTAGCTCTCTGCGAAGAACCTGTTTGTACTCCTGTACTCAAAGATGTTTTTGAGAG GTATCACTGCAAGATTCGCCAGTGTGGACCACTGAACTTGACTCTTGTGTCTGAGTCCTGCCTCTCCAAACAACACCATGCCATCAAGGCTGTCCGTGTGCGACAGTTGGACACACTGCAGCCCTTGGTGGAGGACCCCCATCTGAACGTCGCCATTATCCAGCTGGTTCGAGATCCACGAGCCATCTTAGTTTCACGCATGGTGGCCTTTCCCTCAAAATACCAGACATGGAAAGCCTGGGCGCAGGATGGACAGGTGCCTGAAAACGACGAGGAGGTGAAGAGGCTAAAAGGAAACTGTGATCAAGTTAGGATATCTGCAGAATTGGGACTTAGCAAGCCCCAATGGCTAAAGGGACGCTACATGTTGGTGCGTTATGAGGATATTGCTCGGTACCCGATGCAGAAGGCCGAGGAGATGTACACATTTACAGGGATACCTTTCAGCTCCCAAGCAAGAGAGTGGATCCTCAGGAACACACAGACTACAGAGGAAGCCAGTGGAATATATTCCACACAGAAGAACTCTTCGGAGCAGGCGGACAAATGGAGGACTAGCATTCCCTTTACGCTGGTTCAGGTTGTGCAGAAGGTGTGCGGTCCTACCATGAAGCTGTTTGGGTACAGATTTGTGGATGATGAAAAGACACTGAGTAATAAGTCTATCAGTTTGCTTGAGGATAAACAATTTTCATAA